aatttacataccaaatcaaatacatcacccgatgatgaaggagtttgAATAAGAGCGAGAGGACTATGATCACGAATCGAAAACAGTAAAATGAGGTatgggtctagagtgagttaaaatcaaataatccggggactattgcattcttctcggaaaatatagattattcaaatcagtatatcaagccatgcacgtaaatacaaatcacattataatcaaataccataataaataaataaataaaaatatatatttacttttacgggacgagtggctcaagagaaccctaaccccaaattctaatgaccattttggctctcctaatccaataagatcaaGGCCATGAGAGCAATGCttgaccagggaccttacttccggtcacttaagtatccaaataagaaatctagtagccattcggctctcttaatccaataagactggcgcctcgagagcaatgctcgaccagggaccttacctccagtctggtcacttaaatatccaaataagccggcgccccgagagcaatgctcgaccagggaccttacctccaggcaatttacacaaaacAGCCcggagagccatgctcgaccgtggcaaacccataaaaatccgattacatgtccatgatcattaccggtatGACGCCgtcccgatgtaacccatcaaagtggcatgttctacgaaagccacatccccaaatcgaaatcatcacattaaataaatatcattgtataatgaaatcattcaaccatatcaaaataacaattaacaattaagagtatgacatcaggcaactcatgtggaaaactgactatatttggtattattataacattactataataatacttatattacctttaataatgaataattcagtgaaattatttacgttccgatactaataaccatattaagcatgaactttcaaaatagcatattaaaatcaaacttagcaatagcgcaatgattaaatgactttaactcacagaattgggcgacctcctagctctgctccggtgcctcagttggagcgagccgaacagacagatcatctaatcacggaaaataatttatcaaaacgctgaaacaatcgatcattaatcctaggtctagactcctaggactaactgtctaagaatctcgactcgggagaattctaccgaaaattcggcagaacctcccctacaacacgaacattaccccccgtaaaaacgggttcaggacctgccagaaaaacactccaaatatccaacaattaaaacaacaggagtcgggtccccaaacttcactatttcccgactccgccacacagtacaaaatacgaggcaggcaaactgacagacaattattctTAACTCacaaattcattaaatactcaatataatccaatagacacaattaaaccaagaattccaaaattaacgggccaaagataattaccgagacgctcgatcgctcggtcgactcgcctccggccgccggagttcgatcgacgatccaaacacaccatcgaactcacaacgacgcgctgaagacgatccccgctttcgattttccaatctgacacccgatcatccggagagatttacggacgatctcgaccgtcgatttgcaaacggagcccgatcgccaccaaaTCGGTGCCAtttcgaagcttgagctgaggagagtcgggatacgtcctccgatcttCCATAGCTCGCCgaagctcgccggaaaaacccaaaaacctcggctgcctccattttctctctccaccggatcttccgtttcCGGCCACCACTGTCGACACCGCCGCCGCCAAAACAAAGGCTaggccgagaggagtcgatcggcaccaAGATCAACGACCACCGTGAAAGCCGGAAGCTTCGGCCATTTTCCTCCTCGCTGCATTGTCCGCCGCACCGCCGGCCGGATAGACGGCCCCTCCTTCCTCCGGCCTCTCTCTCCCCCgacatctctcttcctctcttcttcttcctcgacttccattcctttcaatatcgacattaggcccccgaacttttccttattacaacttggtccctcaactttctcaATTACTTATAAtctcatcctgcagaatttcaatttaaccctcaaactttctttagcctttcaattaagcccttaactaattaatttgggccaaaaccgaattattgaaaatacacaattacacaaatacccctgaccgacatatttatttgcaaaaataccaagctcacaaatttccattaaaatcccataaaaaataacattatactttcaatccttataccaaaataaatttccaatttagtcctaacacacaattaaattaaataatcaatttccaacttaaaatttaatactactaatcaattataatatcgattttcccaaaattcttttataaaaacatcctttataatttattccaaaatttttcaatatataattttacttatataaatatgcatttgggaaaattttgaataaccaaaatataatcatttctcaaataatttacttgaataatttcttaaaatttcaaactaattgggtatagaaaataactcatttatttgattaatattaaatttttcattaaatcatttcaaattaaacccaataataatgaagctaaaattaacttaaataaaaactcattattaaatatataaaaattccgggtgttacattttatttttaattagaattttaaaaaattatgctttgcaatattatttctaaatttttaatctattaaaattattattttataaattattagtcattaaataaaataattagcttgaatttaaatatataaaattaaaaaataaaaaaattaaaaagtgatccaattaaataattgaaattaagaattttgtaatttaatttaattcttattttaaaaaataacattattttatgttatgtttatgaaaaactgaaaataaaattatattttaagtaaaaaattaaattaatatattaagcAGTTTTCTTgtatatgtcaaaaaaattcaattgataatgaaaaataattagataaatatttaatcttgataccattttaaatttttttaatttacatcaCTTGtataagtaaattaaataattaaattaattattttaaaattaataaagctagtattttttttttagtttataaagaaaaaaataaataaaaatgatagtTGATTCAAGAGACGGTCATGCAAATATATGGCAGAAAATGGTCTactacaataaaaaaatttaaactttgaattctcaattaagaaattttaaaatgttaaatatataaatttttttactagataaaattatgagattaaaaaataaaatcaaataaattaatccaAACTTgataagttaatttaaaattcgaTCTAAAATTCGATGCAATTCAAACTAGGTTTTGTCAGAAACTGACTCGAACCAAACCTGAAATAATCCGTatccaaaaaagaaacaggGCACAAAGACTCAAACCGGGCCAAGCCAAAACCTGAAATTACCTGAATCCGAAAAAATCCAGACCTAAGATAACCGAATCTAATACAATTTGAAATCCACAATGATCTTATTCCAACCCGATTCCACCTGCCCGTTAGTCATCTTTTGGTGGGACCTTTCCTCTCCTCACTGTTCTGAGCCGGTTTATGAACCGAAACTATTGACCATGCCGAGAGCCGGACCGTGGCCGATTCTGTCAATGTATAAATTCATCAGTCGAAAGAGCGTCAATAGGAATTGAGTGACCATTGTCGTTTCGAGcattaaagaagaagaatatgcTGAGGACTCGGCTGCTATGGTTTACAATTGGTTTCTCTGTGTCATCAGCAGCAATTGGTCATTTCATTTGGAGAGATCTTTTGGTTGATAGATATGCCCTTTCCTCTCATGTATCtctcttctcctttttctGTTGTCTTTCTTTTAATGCTTTTATTGATTCGACTTCAAAGAGTGTTGAttgtttgtatttttatttttttccttttcctgaTAGACAAAGCAGAGTTTTGATGCACTTGAAGCCAGAGTCTTGAATCTTGAGACTATCAACTCAAATCCCGCCCAGGTTGgcttatttatgttttttcttgAGTTATTTATTACTACTgctaattgaattattttgaaGCTTGATGCCCAGGAATAGGAAATATAAAACGAGTGGTCAATGATGATATTGTTATTtgttgattcagttaattttgataaaattggTAATTCGTGGTATTCGTAGAATTATAATTGAGCGTTTGTTTGTTCAAATTATGTAAATGTTGGATTTGGAGTTTAGGGCTTATGCAGATGCAAATACATTAATCAGTAGGATTTAATTAGTTGTGGCTTATTTTGATCTAGAGAAAGGCAAACATCGTAGCCTGATACTAGCAAATAATAGCATTAATCCTGGTCTATTTAGACTAGCTATACCATAATGGAGCTAGCAAATAGCAATTTGTTTATGGGTGACAAAGTTATCAACAGCTTAAAGGAAAATGGGAAAAGGTCATTGAGACGAGAAGTCTACCCCGTAGATGAGAATTGGGCTACACTTGAAGTTCATCTTATGCTATTCTTACGCTTGTTTTTCATAATCTTGAAGAAGTGTTTGATGCATTCTATTGTCATTAAATGATCTTGTGTGCTTAATTCCTTTTTAACATTTCATATAACTAAGCTATAGAATTATGCTTTTGAGCTGAGATAAGtacttctatttttcaatGGCCCAGAACTAGTAACTGTGCACTCCATCGTTAACCAGTTAAGTGGTCAACCAGGTTAGAATCTATGAGAACTGGTCAGGGTATGTTTCTAGCGTGTCATTTTACAAGGTATAAATATATGAGATCCTTTTATCTCCTATGGTCAAAGTTAAAGTTGCTTTTGGGGTGTGGGAGAGTGCAACTCAGCTAAGCAAGCCAAACTCATGCGCCCTTTATCATTATGGTACCACAATTGCTATGTACCATAGGTATAAGAACTATATTTATGGCATTTTCACAGTGTCTATTATCTATATGAAGTCCTAACTGACAAATTATCACCTGGTTATAGCATTCAACACAGTTATGTAATGGTCATTTTACTATTGGAACCATAGCAGAGTTTATAATTGCaggtttattattattaaaacttGTCTTGTGAAAAGTGATTGAATCCCATGTGTTGGGCTCCACAGCCATATGAGAGGACCGGCTCATGAGCTAATTCTGggtaataattacttaaaattgAAACAGTTATTATGGAAGttctcaaataaaatacaGAAATCAACAGACttagaaaaaattgaaaaacttTTCAAggtttatactatttttagtgGTTAACTTGGTTATATTTAAGCACAAACTAGCATACGCAAAAACCTGTGTAAATATTACTTCCCTCAGATGTCATCAACTCTACTCCCTTAATTAGTTATCTCCCGTAGTACTTTATTGCTGGAGAACtttcttaatataattacCTACTTTAGAACATTTGAAGAATGCCACATGCATGTGTATGTTGAAAAGGTATGTGGCAGGGTGAATTCAAGGGAGGTTAGTGTTTGAATCCTTGACCTCCTGCCACACTATGTTGCAAGGCTCGACTGCTGGGCTACTAGTCCATTTGGGAAAGTTGGTTTGTTTTAGTACATTTATCTGTGCATTTAAGAATTGTTTCATATACATGATGTTTTTTGTGCAGCAATATTAAGCAagttatttattgattttattctcTCCGGCAGGTTGAAGGTTAGAACTTACATGAAGCTGAAATGAATTAGTGAATATCATGTTGAAGTCCTGCCTTGCTCTAAGCATTTGgcattttagtaaaaatattggAGCAATGTTTCTTAGTCTTCTCATATGAGAGTCCCAGTTTTGAAATAAGAACTCTGCAATTTTATGTGGTTGAAAAAGTCCGtgtattttatgtttattcatAATTCACTGTTCTATGAAGAGGAAATTTGATTCAAGGGAACTATTGTGTAGCATGGAGTTTTGCCTTGGGACAGCAAATTCTCCAATTTCAGCTTCATCATcctaaaaaaccaaagttccACAGAATTCATAGCTTTAGGAAAAAGTTGAGTTGGCTGATATGTATCCGAACAGGAGTAATTCCATCATCGTTCGGAAGTGAATATCAAACATTTTCAGTACAGAGCAGATTAGGCTAATGTACATACATGATTGCAGATAGAGAAAGCTCATGATCAATAAATAGATTAAACTTTTTCACAAATAACTTGCAACGACAGTAAACAAAGCTTATAAACAAAGAGAAATTATGGTAACAGGCAGCccaatttaactatttattattttccattGAAACAAGCCTACAAAGTATCATTTCTGCAGTCAGAATTTCCCCTAGCCAGCTAAGTATAAATATGCTACAACTGGTTTCCTAAAATCAacaccccccccccccccccccccccccccacaAGAAtgttaataaacaaataacattCCTTATTTAAAACCATTGCCATTGTAACCACCTGCCGGATTGACAGAAGAACTTGAACCAAGTGAGCGGCGTCTTTGATCAGATTTGGCTAAGAGATCCCACTTGAGGGCAAAAGGTCAAAAGGCACCCTCAGCAAGAATGCATCATGATTTCATGTGATGGGATGATGGGGGAAGGATAGAGTTTGCAAGTTCTTCGTTCACCTTCACAGGAAGTGGAGGCATCTGCTTCATTATTTCTGGCATGTCATTCAAGCTGCGCAACTTATTCAAATTAGAACCAAAacttgaatatatataattgatcaATGAGAAATTGTTGCATGATGGCATGCATGAGATTGGATTGTGCACGAGGCAAGGAGATGCATCTATCTATATAGCACACAGCTTCAATGCAAGAATTCCATGTGGCAAACCAAGTTAATAATCTCACCCAGAATAATATACAAGTGCCTCAAAGACCTAtatgattttagaatttaagaaAGGCAGAAGTGATCCTACAAAAGGGAACAGGCATTTGTTGAATGACACAGAGCAAAATTTCTCAGTTTTGACTGCCCAGCTCTTTGCTTGCATCGAGGAGAATAGTTTGGGCTGTTGATGAAGTTCTGTATACAAAAGAAGATTTCACTCTCGATCACTTGAACCTGACTTTTGTAGCTGCTTGGGAAGGTCAATAGCAAATACTTTTTACTATGGAATTGTTCCTATTCTGTATAAATCTCTGAAGTCTGGATATCTAAATACTATGTTCCACTTTAAGTAATTAATCCAGAAGCAGATTTGTCAGCTAAGTGAGGCTGTGACAAAGCACTAGAAAAGGCTACTTATTAGAGCCTACGAATCAAGAGGACTTTTTATTCACTATTTACGGTCCATAATAAATTTAGggatttcattttaatttttcctttgCGAGTCCACCACCGATTTGAAAATGTCCAGGTAATCATTATCATGATTTATGATTAATCAAATCTTAGAATTACTGTAATGCAGTATTATTTACTGTCCGTGCAATTGTGCTACCACTGAAACTACCACAGTATACAAGGTTCGGTTTTGTGGTTCTCTTAATTTGAGGTTTTAATCAATAGTAGTGTCTATGACTAGCTATAATGACTTGATTTTGGAGCTGACTAACAGAATTGTAATTTGCTCCTTTTTTCCCCCCTCTTTTAGGTAGTCATGTAAGGAGGAATTGAACTCATAGCCACCCTATATAGGCAGAGGTATGGCTATCAACTAAGGTTATCCGTTGATGATGTAGTTTGCATTTCTCAAGGTGTCACCCTGAGTGCTAACCACGACCCAAGCTTGTGATGAAAAGAATGGCCTTTGcaattattcttcttcttttagtaATAGAAAACTTGGTAAATAACTTTATCCTTATGCACCATAAAATATGGTTGTAGCCTCCAGAGGCATACCTGGGTTTTGGTTGAATTAAAACATTGGGGCCTGAGAACACAGAGTTCTACATCTTTCCCTTTGTAGCGTATTATAGAAGTAGGATATATAAAAACTACAACTTAGAACCATCGTTTTAAGGCATGTTTACCTGGTATTTATCCTTCTAACctccaaatttctttttattttctttggtattaactatatatatagtttatgtacttattttaaattgagtaTATGTTCTtctcaatctttttttttttctaatctcATGCACATAGATCCTATGCC
The sequence above is drawn from the Ricinus communis isolate WT05 ecotype wild-type chromosome 7, ASM1957865v1, whole genome shotgun sequence genome and encodes:
- the LOC107261679 gene encoding uncharacterized protein LOC107261679, which codes for MLRTRLLWFTIGFSVSSAAIGHFIWRDLLVDRYALSSHTKQSFDALEARVLNLETINSNPAQVEG